From one Lolium rigidum isolate FL_2022 chromosome 4, APGP_CSIRO_Lrig_0.1, whole genome shotgun sequence genomic stretch:
- the LOC124649570 gene encoding heterodimeric geranylgeranyl pyrophosphate synthase large subunit 1, chloroplastic-like produces the protein MACKAVTVNDALDRALPLVQPERLSESMRYSLLAGGKRVRPMLAIAACEMVGGDEAAATPVACAVEMVHTMSLIHDDLPCMDDDDLRRGCPTNHVAFGVSTALLAGDALLSLSFEHIARGCAEHGVPADRALRAVAELAKAVGTGGLAAGQVVDLASEGADVGLATLEYIHIHKTARLLEAAAVCGAIVGGACEEDIESIRRYARYVGLLFQVVDDVLDVTQTSEQLGKTAGKDLATDKTTYPKLMGVDGARAYAAELVASAEAELDRFDRARTEPLRHLAHFIAYRQN, from the coding sequence ATGGCGTGCAAGGCCGTGACCGTGAACGACGCGCTCGACCGCGCTCTGCCGCTCGTACAGCCCGAGCGCCTCAGCGAGTCCATGCGCTACTCGCTCCTCGCGGGCGGCAAGCGCGTGCGCCCCATGCTCGCGATCGCTGCCTGCGAGATGGTGGGCGGCGACGAGGCCGCCGCCACGCCGGTGGCCTGCGCCGTCGAGATGGTCCACACCATGTCGCTCATCCACGACGACCTCCCGTGCATGGACGATGACGACCTCCGGCGCGGCTGCCCGACGAACCACGTCGCCTTCGGCGTCAGCACCGCGCTCCTCGCGGGAGACGCGCTCCTGTCCCTCTCGTTCGAGCACATCGCCCGGGGCTGCGCGGAGCACGGCGTGCCGGCCGACCGCGCGCTCCGCGCCGTGGCGGAGCTCGCCAAAGCCGTGGGCACGGGTGGGCTCGCGGCGGGGCAGGTCGTGGACCTCGCCAGCGAAGGCGCGGACGTCGGCCTGGCCACGCTGGAGTACATTCACATACACAAGACGGCACGGCTCCTGGAGGCCGCGGCGGTGTGCGGAGCCATCGTCGGCGGAGCTTGCGAAGAAGATATCGAGAGCATCCGGCGGTACGCGCGTTACGTCGGGCTGCTGTTCCAGGTCGTAGACGACGTGCTGGACGTGACGCAAACGTCCGAGCAACTGGGGAAGACGGCCGGGAAGGACCTGGCGACCGACAAGACGACGTACCCGAAGCTGATGGGCGTGGACGGGGCGCGCGCCTACGCCGCCGAGCTTGTGGCGAGCGCCGAGGCAGAGCTAGACCGGTTCGATCGTGCCCGCACAGAGCCGCTGCGCCACCTCGCGCACTTCATTGCGTACAGGCAGAACTGA